In the genome of Quercus robur chromosome 3, dhQueRobu3.1, whole genome shotgun sequence, one region contains:
- the LOC126718432 gene encoding pentatricopeptide repeat-containing protein At1g60770, with translation MALLQHLGRSKSVAKRSKKYLEEALYTRLFKEGGSELSVRHQLNQFIKTHKRVYKWEVGDTLRKLRQRKLYYPALKLSETMAKRGMNKTVSDQAIHLDLVAKTRGISAAENYFIDLPESSKNHLCYGALLNCYCKELMTEKAEALMEKMKELNLPLSSMPYNSLMTLYTKTEQPEKIPAIIQEMKASHIMFDAYTYNVWMRALAAVNDITGVERVIDEMKRDGRVAGDWTTYSNLASIYVDAGLFEKAEKALKELEKRNAYKDLSAYQFLITLYGRTGNLLEVYRVWRSLRLAFPKTANISYLNMIQALVNVKDLPGAEKCFREWESGCSIYDIRIANALIGAYAKEGLLEKAEEIKERARRRGANPNAKTWEIFLDYYMKKRELKLAVDCVANAISIGRGDGKKWVPSSVVVSSLMRHFEQEKDVDGAEGFLENLNKAVDNLGAEVFESLIRTYAAAGRTSPIIRRRLKMENVEVNEACKKLLDTICVE, from the exons ATGGCGCTTCTTCAACATCTGGGGCGTTCAAAGAGCGTGGCGAAGAGGTCGAAGAAGTACTTAGAGGAAGCACTTTACACGAGGCTCTTCAAGGAAGGTGGGTCTGAGTTGAGCGTCAGACACCAGCTCAACCAGTTCATCAAGACCCACAAGCGAGTTTACAAATGGGAAGTCGGTGACACTCTCAGAAAGCTTCGCCAACGCAAGCTCTACTACCCTGCTCTCAAG CTTTCAGAAACTATGGCTAAAAGGGGCATGAATAAGACTGTCAGTGATCAAGCTATACATCTAGATCTTGTTGCCAAAACACGAGGTATATCTGCTGCAGAAAATTATTTCATTGATCTTCCTGAATCATCAAAAAATCATCTTTGTTATGGTGCCCTCCTAAATTGTTACTGCAAGGAACTGATGACTGAAAAGGCTGAAGCTCTTATGGAAAAGATGAAGGAACTGAACCTTCCTTTAAGCTCAATGCCTTATAACAGCCTTATGACCCTCTACACGAAAACCGAGCAGCCAGAAAAGATCCCGGCCATCATACAAGAAATGAAGGCATCCCATATCATGTTTGATGCCTATACATACAATGTCTGGATGAGGGCTCTTGCTGCTGTCAATGATATTACTGGGGTTGAAAGGGTTATTGATGAGATGAAGAGGGATGGCCGAGTTGCTGGAGATTGGACAACGTATAGCAACTTAGCGTCAATATATGTTGATGCTGGATTGTTTGAGAAGGCAGAAAAGGCACTCAAGGAATTGGAGAAGAGAAATGCCTACAAAGATCTCTCTGCTTACCAATTTCTAATTACGTTGTATGGCCGAACAGGGAACTTGCTTGAAGTTTATCGGGTATGGCGTTCTTTGAGGTTGGCTTTTCCTAAAACTGCAAACATAAGCTATCTGAATATGATTCAGGCACTTGTTAACGTAAAAGACTTACCAGGAGCGGAGAAGTGTTTCAGGGAGTGGGAATCTGGGTGCTCAATTTATGATATCCGTATAGCAAATGCTCTGATAGGAGCTTATGCAAAAGAGGGTTTGCTAGAGAAGGCTGAAGAGATCAAGGAGCGGGCTCGCAGGAGAGGGGCCAATCCTAATGCTAAAACCTGGGAGATCTTTTTGgattattatatgaaaaaacGGGAATTAAAATTGGCAGTAGATTGTGTTGCCAATGCAATATCTATCGGTAGAGGGGATGGTAAGAAGTGGGTCCCATCATCTGTGGTTGTCAGCAGTTTGATGAGGCATTTTGAGCAAGAGAAGGATGTTGATGGTGCAGAAGGGTTTCTTGAGAATTTAAATAAGGCCGTGGATAATCTAGGGGCAGAGGTTTTTGAATCACTGATAAGAACTTATGCAGCTGCTGGAAGGACAAGCCCTATAATACGGCGCCGGCTAAAAATGGAAAATGTTGAGGTGAATGAGGCTTGCAAGAAGTTGCTTGATACAATATGTGTTGAGTga